A DNA window from Mucilaginibacter xinganensis contains the following coding sequences:
- a CDS encoding inorganic diphosphatase, with amino-acid sequence MSTLHPWHQLSPGDNVPEIVNAIIEIPKGSKAKYEIDKESGLLKLDRVLFSSVMYPANYGFIPQTYCDDHDPLDILVLCSIDVFPMSIIEAKVVGVMHMVDNGEQDDKIIAVAKNDMSVNYINDLAELPPHAMTEIVRFFKDYKKLEDKNVTIEHLLGVRYAHKVINESLELYKSTFPVYQ; translated from the coding sequence ATGAGTACACTACATCCATGGCACCAGCTCTCACCTGGTGATAATGTTCCTGAAATTGTTAACGCTATTATTGAAATTCCAAAAGGTTCAAAGGCTAAATATGAAATTGATAAAGAGTCTGGACTATTAAAGCTCGACCGTGTTTTGTTTTCGTCGGTTATGTATCCTGCAAATTATGGTTTCATCCCTCAAACCTATTGTGATGACCATGATCCGCTTGATATTCTTGTCCTTTGCTCTATTGATGTTTTCCCAATGTCAATAATAGAAGCTAAGGTAGTTGGCGTTATGCACATGGTTGACAATGGCGAGCAGGATGATAAAATCATAGCGGTAGCTAAGAATGATATGTCGGTAAATTACATCAATGACCTTGCTGAATTGCCGCCACATGCAATGACTGAGATCGTCCGCTTTTTTAAAGACTACAAAAAGCTTGAAGATAAAAATGTAACCATTGAACATTTACTTGGTGTGCGGTATGCGCATAAAGTTATAAATGAGAGTTTGGAATTGTATAAGTCTACTTTTCCAGTGTACCAATAA
- a CDS encoding DedA family protein, protein MDNFWDHLQTLTDAQSIISLGFYFLLIVVFAETGLFFGFFLPGDYLLFMSGLLCSAGKLNVSIYTLVLSLIAAGVLGNYTGYWFGYRAGPKLFSKSNSIFFKQRYVKLAEDFYLKYGGMALVLGRFFPIIRTFAPIFAGVVKVDLRKFTFYNIIGSFGWVCTFTLAGYFLGRKYPQIKDYMEYIIIGLIIITTIPLVITFIRQVVTNKRRVKELK, encoded by the coding sequence ATGGACAATTTTTGGGATCATCTTCAAACTTTAACGGATGCTCAATCCATCATAAGCTTAGGTTTTTACTTTTTGCTTATTGTTGTATTTGCAGAAACCGGCCTGTTTTTTGGTTTTTTTTTACCGGGCGACTATCTCCTGTTCATGTCTGGCCTGTTATGCTCTGCCGGAAAGCTCAATGTATCCATCTATACACTTGTTTTATCGCTTATAGCAGCCGGTGTTTTAGGTAATTATACAGGTTACTGGTTTGGTTACCGGGCTGGGCCCAAACTGTTCAGTAAAAGCAATTCTATCTTTTTTAAACAACGTTATGTTAAGCTTGCCGAAGACTTTTACCTAAAATATGGAGGTATGGCATTGGTTTTAGGTAGATTTTTCCCAATAATTAGAACTTTTGCACCTATCTTTGCAGGTGTTGTTAAAGTTGACCTGCGAAAATTTACTTTTTATAACATTATCGGCAGCTTTGGCTGGGTATGTACCTTTACTTTAGCAGGGTATTTCCTGGGAAGAAAGTATCCGCAGATAAAGGATTATATGGAGTATATTATTATTGGTTTGATAATAATTACAACAATTCCGCTTGTTATTACTTTTATAAGACAAGTTGTAACCAACAAGCGACGTGTTAAAGAGTTAAAATAA
- a CDS encoding NADH-quinone oxidoreductase subunit N, whose protein sequence is MSTLIIISVLPLVLLYLGLYKAQKALLPVAIAGLLAALGFAFSQWNSSAVPIYHNMMLFDNFSIAFSALTIISTILIIFLSRGYFERISSHVAEYYAIILFSLAGIIVMVSFYNLTMLFIGIEIMSVSLYILAGIKKSDFASNEAALKYFLMGAFSTGILLFGIALIYGASGSFSLEVIRNWVLDHPHANDITPMFYTGVLLIICGLCFKVGAAPFHFWTPDVYEGSPTLITAFMSTVVKTAGFAAFLRLFSSCFAPLSDFWVPVLLVITIVTLFIGNITALYQQSFKRMLAFSSISHAGYLLFAIVGLGASSASSVLVYATAYSIASIIAFGALILVRQQSGSDNFESFNGLAKKNPFLALVLTIAMLSLAGIPLTAGFIGKFYMFSSALSQYHVWLVVLAVVNAIISIFYYFRVIVAMYFRDAERTELNIPVYYKLVLGFSAIVTIVIGIYPAFVSQLI, encoded by the coding sequence ATGAGTACTTTAATTATCATATCAGTTTTACCGTTAGTGCTTTTGTATTTAGGCCTGTACAAAGCTCAGAAAGCTCTGTTGCCGGTTGCTATAGCAGGTTTGCTGGCTGCTTTGGGGTTTGCGTTTTCACAATGGAACAGCAGCGCTGTGCCCATTTATCACAACATGATGTTGTTTGATAATTTTTCCATAGCATTTTCAGCTCTTACCATTATATCAACTATCCTGATTATATTTTTATCAAGGGGTTATTTTGAGCGGATCAGCAGCCATGTTGCCGAATACTATGCTATTATTCTTTTCTCGCTTGCAGGTATCATCGTTATGGTTTCTTTCTATAACTTAACTATGTTGTTTATCGGGATCGAAATCATGTCGGTAAGCTTATACATCCTGGCAGGTATCAAAAAGAGTGATTTCGCATCAAACGAAGCTGCTTTAAAATATTTCCTGATGGGCGCCTTTTCAACAGGCATTCTCTTGTTCGGGATAGCCCTTATTTATGGAGCGTCAGGCTCATTTAGTCTTGAGGTTATCCGTAACTGGGTGTTAGATCATCCACATGCTAACGATATAACACCAATGTTTTATACCGGCGTGCTGCTTATCATCTGCGGGCTTTGCTTTAAAGTTGGCGCAGCGCCTTTTCATTTCTGGACACCAGACGTTTACGAAGGCTCGCCAACGTTGATTACCGCATTTATGTCAACCGTAGTAAAAACAGCAGGCTTCGCTGCATTTTTGCGGCTGTTCTCCTCATGCTTTGCACCGCTGTCAGACTTTTGGGTGCCGGTACTACTCGTAATCACCATTGTAACATTGTTTATAGGCAATATAACGGCGCTTTATCAGCAAAGCTTTAAACGTATGTTAGCCTTCTCCAGTATTTCACATGCAGGTTACCTTTTGTTCGCTATAGTAGGTTTAGGCGCTAGCTCTGCAAGCTCTGTGTTGGTTTATGCGACAGCTTATTCAATTGCATCAATTATCGCATTTGGGGCGTTGATATTGGTGCGGCAACAATCGGGCAGCGATAACTTTGAGAGCTTTAATGGCCTTGCAAAAAAGAATCCATTTCTTGCTCTGGTATTAACGATAGCTATGCTTTCATTAGCGGGAATCCCGTTGACCGCAGGGTTTATCGGTAAGTTCTATATGTTCTCATCTGCGTTAAGTCAATACCATGTTTGGCTGGTTGTGTTAGCAGTTGTAAATGCTATCATCAGTATTTTCTACTACTTCAGGGTAATTGTGGCTATGTATTTTCGTGATGCCGAACGTACTGAGCTTAATATCCCTGTTTACTATAAATTGGTGCTTGGTTTTTCTGCTATAGTAACCATCGTTATCGGTATTTATCCTGCCTTTGTTTCACAGTTAATTTAA
- a CDS encoding complex I subunit 4 family protein, which produces MTVSILIFLPVIAALAVLLFKNGAAKHAALTFAVAELAIALFFLSGFVPNANVQFGVDLPWIPKLGIYFTAGIDGISMMMVLLTTVLVPLIILSTYKHEYKNAGAFYALILFMQAGLLVVFTALDGFLFYVGWEAALIPIYFICSLWGGENRIRITLKFFIYTFSGSLFMLLGIIYLYLHTPAKTYDIFEFYKLGLDAHQQVYVFWAFFLAFAIKMPLFPLHTWQPDTYTEAPSAGSMLLSGIMLKMGIYGVIRWMIPNAPLGFFEWQSMCIMLAVIGIGYASIIAFKQNDGKRLVAYSSIAHVGLIAAGIFVWTIEGLQGAMIQMLSHGINVIGMFFIWDIISRRLGTRTISDLGGIAKNAPKFSIAFLIIVLGTVALPLTNGFVGEFLLLSSVFQWNIWMVSAAGLTMIFGAVYMLRMYKKVMYGPTNELTARFTDISGSETLVLSIICALIIIMGVYPQPLLHISEASVTHLFNVVNPKFPQLK; this is translated from the coding sequence ATGACGGTTAGTATTTTAATTTTTTTACCGGTAATTGCGGCCCTTGCTGTTTTATTGTTTAAAAACGGTGCAGCTAAACATGCGGCGTTAACTTTTGCTGTTGCCGAGCTGGCGATAGCGCTGTTTTTCTTGTCAGGTTTCGTACCTAACGCCAATGTTCAGTTTGGTGTTGATTTACCCTGGATCCCTAAATTAGGTATTTACTTTACGGCAGGTATTGATGGTATCAGCATGATGATGGTGTTATTGACAACCGTACTAGTGCCCCTGATTATTTTATCAACCTATAAACATGAGTATAAAAATGCCGGTGCATTTTATGCTTTGATCTTATTTATGCAGGCCGGCTTGCTGGTAGTATTCACTGCGTTAGACGGGTTTTTATTTTATGTAGGGTGGGAAGCTGCGCTAATCCCTATTTACTTTATCTGTTCATTATGGGGCGGCGAAAACCGCATTCGGATCACACTGAAATTTTTCATCTACACTTTTTCAGGTTCTTTGTTTATGCTGCTGGGTATCATTTACCTTTACCTGCATACACCTGCAAAAACCTACGATATTTTTGAGTTTTATAAATTAGGGCTCGATGCACATCAGCAGGTGTATGTGTTCTGGGCATTCTTCCTTGCCTTCGCTATTAAAATGCCTTTGTTTCCATTGCATACCTGGCAACCCGATACTTATACCGAGGCGCCATCAGCTGGTAGCATGCTGCTGTCAGGGATTATGCTTAAAATGGGTATTTACGGCGTTATCCGCTGGATGATCCCAAATGCGCCCCTTGGCTTTTTTGAGTGGCAAAGCATGTGTATTATGTTAGCTGTTATAGGTATTGGTTATGCCTCTATAATTGCATTTAAACAAAACGATGGTAAGCGATTGGTTGCTTACTCATCAATAGCGCACGTTGGCCTTATAGCGGCAGGTATCTTTGTATGGACGATAGAAGGCTTACAGGGCGCTATGATCCAGATGCTGAGTCACGGTATCAACGTTATCGGGATGTTTTTTATCTGGGATATCATCAGCAGGCGTTTAGGAACCAGGACCATCAGCGATTTAGGCGGTATTGCAAAAAATGCACCAAAATTTTCAATCGCGTTTTTAATTATAGTGCTTGGTACAGTGGCCCTGCCATTAACCAACGGGTTTGTAGGCGAGTTTTTATTACTCAGCAGCGTTTTCCAATGGAACATCTGGATGGTTAGCGCCGCCGGCTTAACTATGATATTTGGCGCCGTTTATATGCTGCGCATGTACAAAAAGGTGATGTACGGCCCAACCAATGAGCTTACTGCTAGGTTTACGGACATAAGCGGTTCAGAAACGCTGGTGCTTTCTATCATTTGCGCTTTAATTATAATTATGGGGGTTTATCCGCAGCCGCTTCTTCATATCTCCGAGGCATCGGTAACCCACTTGTTTAATGTAGTGAACCCTAAATTTCCGCAACTAAAATAA